The Actinomadura sp. WMMB 499 genome includes a window with the following:
- a CDS encoding sensor histidine kinase, protein MEDSTARQRAFVADASHELRSPIASLRTQLEVAAAHPELLDLEGAVHDVVRLQHLAADLLLLARIDAGERPPARPVRLAELVRDELGRRTADRVPVRASVTGDPRVTGVPGRLSRVLRNLLDNAERHADRVVRLTVERDGPDAVLRVADDGPGVPAADRERVFERFVRLDDARTRDEGGAGLGLAIARDLVAAHGGTLTVRDAPEGGALFEVRLPAAGPAPPRGLEPLEPG, encoded by the coding sequence CTGGAGGACTCGACCGCCCGGCAGCGCGCGTTCGTCGCGGACGCGTCGCACGAGCTGCGCAGTCCGATCGCCTCGCTGCGCACGCAGCTGGAGGTGGCGGCCGCGCACCCGGAGCTGCTGGACCTCGAGGGCGCCGTGCACGACGTCGTGCGCCTGCAGCACCTGGCCGCCGACCTGCTTCTCCTCGCCCGGATCGACGCGGGCGAGCGCCCACCGGCGCGTCCCGTGCGGCTCGCCGAACTCGTGCGGGACGAACTCGGCCGCCGCACCGCCGACCGCGTCCCGGTGCGCGCGTCCGTCACGGGCGACCCCCGGGTGACGGGCGTGCCGGGACGGCTGTCGCGGGTGCTCCGCAACCTGCTCGACAACGCCGAGCGGCACGCGGACCGGGTCGTCCGCCTCACCGTCGAGCGGGACGGACCGGACGCGGTGCTGCGGGTCGCCGACGACGGGCCGGGCGTCCCGGCGGCCGACCGGGAACGCGTCTTCGAGCGGTTCGTCCGGCTGGACGACGCGCGCACCAGGGACGAGGGCGGTGCGGGGCTCGGCCTCGCGATCGCCCGCGACCTGGTGGCGGCGCACGGCGGCACCCTGACCGTGCGGGACGCGCCGGAGGGCGGCGCCCTGTTCGAGGTGCGCCTGCCGGCCGCGGGGCCCGCGCCGCCCAGAGGACTCGAACCTCTAGAGCCGGGGTAA
- a CDS encoding response regulator transcription factor: MRLLIVEDEKRLATSLARGLTAEGFVVDVVHDGAEGHARASGGGYDLIVLDIMLPGMNGYRVCAALRAAGDETPILMLTAKDGEYDEAEGLDTGADDYLTKPFSYVVLVARVRALLRRRTRGASPSIVLGDLTVDPGARRVFRGGAEVELTAKEFAVLEHLAVNAGRVVSKAQIIEAVWDFAYDGDPNIVEVYVSALRRKLDVPFGRRSIATVRGAGYRLARDGGA, from the coding sequence ATGCGCCTGCTCATCGTGGAGGACGAGAAACGCCTGGCCACCTCGCTGGCCCGCGGCCTGACCGCCGAGGGGTTCGTGGTGGACGTCGTCCATGACGGCGCCGAGGGGCACGCGCGGGCGTCCGGCGGCGGCTACGACCTGATCGTCCTCGACATCATGCTGCCCGGGATGAACGGCTACCGGGTGTGCGCGGCGCTGCGGGCGGCGGGCGACGAGACCCCGATCCTGATGCTGACCGCGAAGGACGGCGAGTACGACGAGGCCGAGGGCCTGGACACGGGCGCGGACGACTACCTGACGAAACCGTTCTCGTACGTGGTTCTGGTGGCGCGCGTGCGCGCGCTGCTGCGGCGGCGCACGCGCGGGGCGTCCCCGTCGATCGTCCTCGGCGATCTCACCGTGGACCCGGGAGCGCGGCGGGTGTTCCGCGGCGGCGCGGAGGTCGAGCTGACGGCCAAGGAGTTCGCGGTGCTGGAGCACCTGGCGGTGAACGCGGGGCGCGTCGTGTCGAAGGCGCAGATCATCGAGGCCGTGTGGGACTTCGCCTACGACGGCGACCCCAACATCGTCGAGGTGTACGTGAGCGCGCTGCGCCGCAAGCTGGACGTCCCGTTCGGCCGCCGGTCGATCGCGACGGTGCGGGGCGCCGGGTACCGGCTGGCGCGGGACGGGGGCGCCTGA
- a CDS encoding PepSY domain-containing protein — protein MGIDARRIITGRGLLVTALAAAAVAGGGAATAAAAGAGGGDEDVPAGTRVTAVQAAQAALKAAPGTVEDVDLDDGGWEIDVAASGGGVRTVTVDAGSGKVVQNRADRDDGDDDADDRREAAAEAKALGGAKVTAVAAANAALKAAPGTVTSVDLRAGNKPAWEIEVAASDGTEREVRVDAASGKILRNHADDRGDDGEGDDGDDD, from the coding sequence ATGGGCATCGACGCGCGCCGGATCATCACCGGCCGCGGGCTGCTGGTCACGGCGCTCGCCGCGGCCGCCGTCGCGGGCGGGGGAGCCGCCACCGCGGCCGCCGCGGGGGCCGGCGGCGGGGACGAGGACGTCCCCGCGGGCACCCGCGTCACGGCGGTGCAGGCGGCGCAGGCCGCGCTGAAGGCGGCCCCCGGCACGGTCGAGGACGTCGACCTCGACGACGGCGGCTGGGAGATCGACGTCGCCGCGTCCGGCGGCGGGGTCCGCACCGTCACCGTCGACGCCGGTTCGGGCAAGGTCGTGCAGAACCGCGCCGACCGGGACGACGGCGATGACGACGCCGACGACCGCCGCGAGGCGGCCGCCGAGGCGAAGGCGCTGGGCGGCGCGAAGGTGACCGCGGTGGCCGCCGCGAACGCCGCGCTGAAGGCCGCGCCGGGGACCGTCACGTCGGTCGACTTGCGGGCCGGGAACAAGCCCGCCTGGGAGATCGAGGTGGCGGCCTCCGACGGCACCGAGCGCGAGGTGAGGGTGGACGCCGCGTCCGGGAAGATCCTGCGGAACCACGCCGACGACCGGGGCGACGACGGCGAGGGGGACGACGGGGACGACGACTGA
- a CDS encoding SAM-dependent methyltransferase produces the protein MSDQAPAPGVDTTVPQVARIWNYWLGGKDNFPVDREIGDRILRMLPDVARLARASRLYLNRVVWFLAAEAGVRQFIDIGAGLPTVDNTHEVAQRAAPDSRIVYVDNDPMVLAHAKALLTSTPEGRTAYCHADLRDPERILEAAAETLDLGEPVALMLMGVLEFVPDDDEAYPIVRRLVDALTPGSYLAVCDGTNVVHGAESDRIVEVWNASGNAPLVLRTPEGIARFFEGLEILRPGVVPVTRWRPEHPSDDVDAYGAVGRKL, from the coding sequence ATGAGCGACCAGGCACCGGCGCCCGGCGTGGACACGACCGTTCCGCAGGTGGCGCGCATCTGGAACTACTGGCTCGGCGGCAAGGACAACTTCCCCGTGGACCGGGAGATCGGCGACCGGATCCTGCGCATGCTCCCCGACGTCGCGCGGCTCGCCCGCGCGTCCCGCCTGTACCTCAACCGCGTCGTGTGGTTCCTCGCCGCCGAGGCCGGCGTCCGCCAGTTCATCGACATCGGCGCCGGCCTGCCCACCGTCGACAACACCCACGAGGTCGCGCAGCGCGCCGCGCCCGACTCGCGCATCGTCTACGTCGACAACGACCCGATGGTGCTGGCCCACGCGAAGGCGCTGCTCACCAGCACCCCCGAGGGCCGCACCGCTTACTGCCACGCCGACCTGCGCGACCCCGAACGCATCCTCGAGGCCGCCGCCGAGACGCTCGACCTCGGCGAACCCGTCGCGCTGATGCTGATGGGCGTCCTCGAGTTCGTCCCCGACGACGACGAGGCCTACCCGATCGTCCGGCGCTTGGTGGACGCCCTCACCCCCGGCAGCTACCTCGCCGTGTGCGACGGGACGAACGTCGTGCACGGCGCCGAGTCCGACAGGATCGTCGAAGTCTGGAACGCGTCCGGGAACGCCCCGCTCGTCCTGCGCACCCCCGAGGGCATCGCCCGGTTCTTCGAGGGACTCGAGATCCTCCGGCCGGGCGTGGTCCCCGTCACCCGCTGGCGTCCCGAGCACCCGTCCGACGACGTCGACGCCTACGGCGCCGTGGGCCGCAAACTCTGA
- a CDS encoding YdcF family protein, with translation MDSHGPVDERARELARILWDHLVLADPLSKADVILALGCHDTRVAVHAARLWHEGRAPLLVVSGGRGKVTSGWAETEARVFARVAREHGVPERALVLEETAANTGENITATRRLLDGRGIAVRSGILVAKPYMTRRSLATARRQWAEVEWRVAAPEVGFDAYGDDERRFVELMVGDLQRMVVYAERGFQVPMPVPAAAWAAYEELVRLGYDRHVIR, from the coding sequence ATGGACTCTCACGGCCCCGTGGACGAACGGGCGCGCGAGCTGGCCCGGATCCTCTGGGATCATCTGGTGCTGGCCGACCCTCTCTCCAAGGCTGACGTGATCCTCGCGCTGGGGTGTCACGACACGCGGGTGGCGGTCCACGCGGCCCGGCTCTGGCATGAGGGACGGGCGCCGCTGCTGGTCGTCTCGGGCGGCCGGGGGAAGGTCACGTCCGGGTGGGCGGAGACGGAGGCGCGGGTGTTCGCGCGGGTGGCGCGGGAGCACGGCGTCCCGGAGCGGGCGCTGGTGCTGGAGGAGACCGCCGCCAACACGGGGGAGAACATCACCGCGACGCGCCGCCTGCTGGACGGGCGGGGGATCGCGGTGCGCAGCGGGATCCTGGTCGCCAAGCCGTACATGACGCGGCGGTCACTGGCGACGGCGCGGCGCCAGTGGGCCGAGGTGGAGTGGAGGGTCGCGGCGCCCGAGGTGGGGTTCGACGCGTACGGCGACGACGAGCGGCGGTTCGTCGAACTGATGGTGGGCGACCTGCAGCGGATGGTCGTCTACGCCGAGCGCGGGTTCCAGGTGCCGATGCCCGTTCCGGCCGCGGCCTGGGCGGCGTACGAGGAGCTGGTCCGGCTGGGCTACGACCGTCACGTGATCAGGTGA
- a CDS encoding DUF5999 family protein, translating into MIAHPDPNCRHEPGCPAADAHDRDAARTVAHHPEQGWSLLCNGIVVFDDTGELLPDGRVVDPHRPTAAA; encoded by the coding sequence GTGATCGCCCACCCCGACCCGAACTGCCGGCACGAGCCCGGGTGCCCGGCCGCCGACGCCCACGACCGGGACGCCGCGCGCACCGTCGCCCACCACCCCGAGCAGGGCTGGAGCCTGCTGTGCAACGGCATCGTCGTCTTCGACGACACCGGAGAGCTGCTCCCCGACGGCCGCGTCGTCGACCCGCACCGTCCCACCGCGGCCGCCTAG
- a CDS encoding SAM-dependent methyltransferase, whose amino-acid sequence MADDLPENAPPGIDPSTPTFARVYDYFLGGKDNFAADREVADMVMGLVPEAPVVARGNRVAIERAVTYLAGELGIDQFVDIGSGLPTSSNVHQFAKAAVDGARVVYVDNDPIVLAHGRALLTETGVATFIQGDLYEPEKIFADPALTALIDLDRPVGVVLAAIVHHVPDDRGPAEVVRALHRFLPSGSHVMLTHLHDAGDDPRVEEAKQILQSGLGGSYFRHSSEIERFMEGLTILEPGVELVTAWRPNGPAGPLEHPLHSQMVAVLGRKD is encoded by the coding sequence GTGGCCGACGACCTCCCGGAGAACGCGCCTCCCGGCATCGATCCCTCCACCCCCACGTTCGCCCGGGTGTACGACTACTTCCTCGGCGGCAAGGACAACTTCGCCGCCGACCGGGAAGTCGCGGACATGGTGATGGGGCTCGTCCCGGAGGCGCCCGTCGTGGCGCGCGGCAACCGCGTCGCGATCGAGCGCGCGGTGACCTACCTCGCGGGCGAGCTGGGCATCGACCAGTTCGTGGACATCGGGTCGGGGCTGCCCACGTCGTCCAACGTGCACCAGTTCGCGAAGGCGGCCGTGGACGGCGCCCGCGTCGTGTACGTCGACAACGATCCCATCGTGCTCGCGCACGGTCGGGCGCTGCTCACCGAGACCGGCGTCGCCACGTTCATCCAGGGCGACCTCTACGAGCCGGAGAAGATCTTCGCCGACCCGGCGCTGACCGCGCTGATCGACCTCGACCGCCCGGTCGGGGTCGTCCTGGCCGCGATCGTCCACCACGTGCCCGACGACCGCGGCCCGGCCGAGGTGGTCCGCGCGCTGCACCGGTTCCTGCCGTCCGGCAGCCACGTCATGCTCACGCACCTGCACGACGCGGGCGACGACCCGCGCGTTGAGGAGGCCAAGCAGATCCTGCAGTCGGGGCTCGGCGGGTCGTACTTCCGGCACTCCTCCGAGATCGAGCGGTTCATGGAGGGGCTGACGATCCTGGAGCCGGGCGTCGAACTGGTGACGGCGTGGCGTCCGAACGGGCCGGCGGGGCCGCTGGAACACCCGCTGCACAGCCAGATGGTCGCGGTGCTCGGCCGCAAGGACTGA
- a CDS encoding DedA family protein: protein MITMTFLAAATEGEPVGGIAGWATDLMEQLGAPGAGIAIALENLFPPLPSEIILPLAGFTASQGKMNLIAALIWTTVGSVVGALALYGIGAVIGRDRIRRLVARLPLIKIEDLDRTEAWFAKHGAKAVFFGRMIPIFRSLISVPAGVERMPLSKFLLYTTLGSAIWNTIFVMAGYGLGDQWHKVEEYVGVYSKGVIVVVAVALLAFIAFRVVKSRKNGNGNGGAHRAGARDPERDHSAF, encoded by the coding sequence ATGATCACAATGACGTTTTTGGCGGCGGCGACCGAGGGTGAGCCGGTGGGCGGCATCGCGGGCTGGGCCACCGACCTGATGGAGCAGCTGGGCGCGCCGGGCGCGGGAATCGCGATCGCGCTGGAGAACCTGTTCCCGCCGCTGCCGAGCGAGATCATCCTGCCGCTCGCGGGCTTCACCGCGTCCCAGGGCAAGATGAACCTCATCGCCGCCCTGATCTGGACGACGGTCGGATCGGTCGTCGGCGCGCTCGCCCTGTACGGCATCGGCGCGGTCATCGGACGCGACCGCATCCGCAGGCTCGTCGCCCGCCTCCCGCTCATCAAGATCGAGGACCTCGACCGCACCGAGGCGTGGTTCGCCAAGCACGGCGCCAAGGCGGTCTTCTTCGGCCGGATGATCCCGATCTTCCGGAGCCTGATCTCCGTCCCGGCCGGGGTGGAGCGGATGCCGCTGAGCAAGTTCCTGCTGTACACCACGCTCGGCAGCGCGATCTGGAACACGATCTTCGTGATGGCGGGTTACGGGCTCGGCGACCAGTGGCACAAGGTCGAGGAGTACGTCGGGGTCTACTCCAAGGGCGTCATCGTGGTGGTCGCCGTGGCCCTCCTGGCGTTCATCGCGTTCCGCGTCGTGAAGTCGCGCAAGAACGGCAACGGGAACGGCGGCGCGCACCGCGCCGGTGCGCGAGACCCTGAGCGTGATCACAGCGCCTTCTGA
- a CDS encoding histidine kinase, whose amino-acid sequence MTAGLVLGALTAVAELAYLLVTVLLVPFSLLVSRGRRPVPDAVAAGARGLTELERRRLAAFLGAESVPAGDPGRALAYLALRAPVGLLGGIILLLIGYGGGVGTALLVSWWITGDHMDGIPPHLWIVAYTFALGAVLLFVAVQGLVGVVALERRVARRRLGPSPLDAYRRRIAELRVTRAQVVDAVDDERRRIERDLHDGVQQRLVALGMLIGRARRAGDAARSAELLRQAHEESRHALDDLREVAWRVFPAALDGEGLRAALETVAERSAVPVTMDCSVPGRPPHPVETAAYFVVCEAVTNAAKHSGARRVHVEVAERNGRIGVRIEDDGSGGADPGGGGLAGLARRVAALDGTFAVHSPPGGPTVIAAELPCG is encoded by the coding sequence GTGACCGCCGGGCTCGTGCTCGGCGCCCTGACGGCCGTCGCGGAGCTCGCCTACCTGCTCGTCACGGTCCTACTGGTCCCGTTCTCGCTGCTGGTCTCGCGCGGCCGCCGGCCGGTGCCGGACGCGGTCGCGGCCGGGGCGCGGGGGCTCACGGAACTGGAGCGGCGCAGGCTCGCCGCCTTCCTCGGTGCGGAGAGCGTGCCCGCGGGCGACCCCGGCCGCGCGCTCGCCTACCTGGCGCTGCGCGCACCGGTCGGGCTGCTCGGCGGGATCATCCTGCTGCTGATCGGTTACGGCGGGGGCGTCGGGACGGCCCTCCTGGTGAGCTGGTGGATCACCGGCGATCACATGGACGGCATCCCTCCGCACCTCTGGATCGTCGCCTACACGTTCGCCCTCGGTGCGGTGCTGCTGTTCGTCGCCGTCCAGGGCCTGGTCGGGGTCGTCGCGCTGGAACGGCGGGTCGCCCGCCGCCGGCTCGGCCCGAGTCCGCTGGACGCCTACCGGCGCCGCATCGCCGAACTGCGGGTGACCCGCGCGCAGGTGGTGGACGCGGTCGACGACGAGCGCCGCCGGATCGAGCGCGATCTGCACGACGGCGTCCAGCAGCGGCTCGTCGCGCTCGGCATGCTGATCGGCCGGGCCCGCCGCGCGGGCGACGCCGCGCGCTCCGCCGAGTTGCTCCGGCAGGCGCACGAGGAGTCCCGGCACGCACTGGACGACCTGCGCGAGGTGGCCTGGCGCGTGTTCCCGGCCGCGCTCGACGGCGAGGGACTGCGGGCGGCGCTGGAGACGGTCGCGGAGCGGTCGGCGGTACCGGTGACGATGGACTGCAGCGTCCCGGGACGGCCTCCGCATCCGGTGGAGACCGCCGCGTACTTCGTCGTCTGCGAGGCCGTCACCAACGCCGCGAAGCACTCCGGCGCCCGGCGCGTCCACGTCGAGGTGGCGGAGCGGAACGGGAGGATCGGCGTGCGCATCGAGGACGACGGGTCCGGGGGAGCCGACCCCGGCGGCGGCGGGCTGGCCGGGCTCGCCCGCCGGGTCGCCGCGCTGGACGGGACGTTCGCCGTGCACAGCCCGCCCGGCGGCCCCACCGTGATCGCCGCGGAGCTGCCGTGCGGGTGA
- a CDS encoding response regulator transcription factor — MRVMLAEDSTLLREGLVRLLGEEGHEVAAAVGDGDALVAAVAAAPPDVVVVDVRMPPTHTDEGLRAALEIRRRWPRVGVLVLSQYVEKRYAAELIAADATGVGYLLKDRVAQVDEFLDALDRVAAGGAAFDPEVVRRLLAHSTHADPLARLTPRERDVLDHMAQGHTNGSIAAHLHVSQSAVEKHVNAIFDKLGLADAAGYSRRVLAVLHYLKS, encoded by the coding sequence GTGCGGGTGATGCTCGCCGAGGACTCCACGCTCCTGCGCGAGGGCCTGGTGCGGTTGCTCGGCGAGGAGGGCCACGAGGTGGCCGCGGCCGTGGGCGACGGGGACGCCCTGGTCGCCGCCGTTGCCGCGGCGCCGCCGGACGTCGTGGTCGTGGACGTCCGGATGCCGCCCACGCACACCGACGAGGGGCTGCGCGCCGCACTGGAGATCCGCCGCCGATGGCCGCGCGTCGGCGTGCTCGTCCTGTCCCAGTACGTGGAGAAGCGGTACGCCGCCGAACTGATCGCCGCGGACGCGACCGGTGTCGGCTACCTGCTCAAGGACCGGGTCGCGCAGGTCGACGAGTTCCTCGACGCCCTCGACCGGGTCGCGGCGGGCGGCGCCGCGTTCGATCCCGAGGTGGTGCGGCGGCTGCTGGCGCACAGCACGCACGCCGACCCGCTGGCCCGGCTGACGCCACGCGAACGCGACGTCCTCGACCACATGGCGCAGGGGCATACGAACGGGTCGATCGCCGCGCACCTGCACGTCTCGCAGAGCGCCGTGGAGAAGCACGTCAACGCGATCTTCGACAAGCTCGGCCTGGCGGACGCCGCCGGGTACAGCCGCCGCGTGCTGGCGGTGCTGCACTACCTGAAGTCCTGA